A region of the Nocardia nova SH22a genome:
GCGACTGCAGATCAGCAACATGTTCGAAACCCTGTCGCGCCGCAGCCAATCGCTGGTGGAACAGCAGCTGTCGCTGATCGAGGATCTGGAACGCGACGAGGACGATTCCGGCCGCCTGCAGAGCCTGTTCCGTCTCGACCACCTCGCCACCCGCATGCGCCGCAACGGTGACAACCTGCTGGTGCTGGCCGGTACCGCGCTGCGCCGCGGGCATCTGCCGCCGGTGCCGCTGTCGGACATGCTGTGGAGTGCGGTCTCCCAGGTGGAGGACTATCAGCGGGTCGAGATCGGTTCGGTGCCCGACGGTATCGTCGCCGGTGAGCCCGCGGTCGACATCGAACATCTGCTCGCCGAGCTGATCGACAACTCGCTGCGCTACTCGCCGCCGAATACGCCGGTGGCGGTGTCGGTCTCGCGCGCGGTGGACGGCGGCTATCTGATCGAGATCACCGACCGCGGCCTGGGTATGTCCGCGGAGGACATGCGCACGACCAACGAGCGGCTGGCCTCCGGCGGCGAGGTCACCATCGAAACCGCGCGGCGCATGGGTCTTTTCGTGGTCGGACGACTCGCCAGCCGACACACCATCACCGTCGGCCTGCGGCGCACCTCGACCATGGCGCAGCAGCCGGGTATCACCGCGAGTGTGCACCTGCCGGGAGCGCTGGTCTCCCCGGCCGAGGCCGCGGCACCACCGCCGATCACCTCGTCCTACACCGCGCCGATCTCGGATTTCCCGTCGCCGGTCACCGAATTCCCCGCACCCGGCCGCACCCTCACCGCGGTGCCGAATCCGCCGGAGAAGTTCGGCGACAATGCCTCCGGCGCCGACGCGGAACCACCCCGATTCACCAGTTCGGGACTCCCCCAGCGCCGCCCGGGTTCGACCCCGGACACCTCGTCCCAGGTCGCCCGGCTGACACCGCTGCCGGACAGCGGGCCGGGTTCCGCGGGCGACGGTGTGCTGCGCGGTATCGACCTTTTCCGCGAGGCCGACGAGCCGGACGACGGGCCGAAACCGGACATGGACGCCGACACGAAGTTCGGCGACGTTCCCACTCGCGACGATGCGGACGGTTACAAGACCGAGAGTTACGACACCTCGGCCTTCGACACCGGGAGCTATCGGACCGGGAGTTACGACACCGGCAGCCGCGAGACCTCGGACGACGACACCGCGGACGAGTATCGCGCCGACACCGAATTCCGCACCGAGACCAACCTGCGTTCCCGGCCGGACGTCCGCGCGGACGCCGAATCCTCCGATGAACCGGCAGAATCCGATGACTCGGCCCGCCGCGAGGACTTCTTCGAACCGGCCTCGGGTTCCTGGGAGCCGGTGTCCGATCGCGAGATGGACCCACCGGCCCGCCGTCCCGCTCCGGCCGATGTCCGGCCGCAGCCCATCGACATCTGGGCCGAGACCGCGATCATGGCTCCGGCTCAACGCTCGCCGGATCACGAGCCCGCGCCGCTGACCCGGCACGGCGCGATCCTCGCCCCGCCGCGGCCGGAGGAGCAGACACCGGGCAAACCCGAATCGCCGACGCCGATCTATCAGCGGATGGTGTCGGAATGGCTGGTCGAGCCCTCATCGGATACGCCCGGCGGCGCCTGGTCCTCACCGGCCGACGCCGGCTGGGCCGCCGCCGCGGATGCCAGTGCCCCGACCGCGACCTCGCGGACCACCGGCGGTCTGCCGATCCGCCGGCCCGGCGCGCAACTGGTGCCCGGTGGTGTGACACAGGACGATGTCACCGAGGCCCGCGATCCGGAAGAGATCCGCAACAACTTGTCCAGGCATCTGAGCGGCGTCCGCAGCGGACGCGTCAGCATTCAGCAGAATCCGCCGCAGGAGTCGGCGGACGATCCGGCCACCGCCCGGTACGAGGTGCCCCGCTACGACGATGCGGCCCAGCGGTACGACGCTCAGCAGAACGACGGAGGCTTTGCATGACCGACACTGCGCAGAAATCCACCGACGAGAATTTGAATTGGCTCGTCACGCGGTTCACCAGGGAGGTACCGGGAGTCTCGCACGCGGTGCTCGTCTCCGCCGACGGCCTGCTCCAGGCGACCAGCCCGAATCTGCCCGAGGATCGCTCCGAGCAGCTGTCGGCGGTGACCGCCGGACTGGCCAGCCTGTCCGCGGGCGCGGCGCAATTGTTCAACGGCGGCAAGGTGATGCAGTCGATCGTCGATATGCAGCGCGGCTACCTGCTGGTGATGAGCGTCGGCGACGGCGGCTCACATCTGGCGGTGCTGGCCAACAAGCAGCACGATATCGGCCGCATCGGCTACGAGATGGCCCTGCTGGTCGACCGTGTCGGATCCGTCGTGCAAGCCACGGCCCGTTCGGCGGTGTGACGATTGCGATGACCAGCTCCTTCGGAGCCGGGTCCGGCCGGCCAACCACACGTGTCCGCCCCTACGCCCTCACCGCGGGGCGTACCGAGCCCGCGGTCGAGCTTCCGCTCGAGGCGGTCGTGGAGACACTTCCGTACGCCAACCAATTCGATTGGCCCGCAGGCGATATCCGGACAGATATCCTGCGTCTGGGCGCGGGGCGGCTCTCGGTCGCCGAGATCGCCGCGCACCTGCAACGTCCGCTGGGAATGATCCGGGTCGTCATCGGTGACCTGGTGGTGGCGGGCACGCTACGGCTGCACACCACACTCAGCGAGGACGCCAGTTTCGACGAGCGCCGCAACCTGATGGAGAGGACCCTGCGTGGACTCCGTGCCCTCTGATACCACGGCACCTTCCGCTACCGCCGCCCTCGACCCGCCTGGCCGGTATCCGCCAGGGTACCAACCGAATTCCGCGAGCTCGTCCCCCCAACCGCCGTTCCCGTACCAGAATTCCGCCATGCACCCACAGAATCCGACGGCTCCGACGCCGCCGACCCCGGAGCCCGATTTCCGCACCGCGTCGACCAAGATCGTCGTCGCCGGAGGTTTCGGCGCCGGTAAGACCACCTTCGTCGGTGCGGTCTCGGAGATCGTGCCGCTGCGCACCGAGGCCATGGTGACCGGCGTCTCCGACGGTATCGACGATCTGTCGGCCACCCCGGGCAAGGAAACCACCACGGTGGCCATGGATTTCGGCCGCATCATCCTGCCCGGCAATCTCACGCTGTACCTGTTCGGTACGCCGGGACAGCGCCGGTTCTGGTTCATGTGGGACGACCTGATCCGCGGTGCGATCGGCGCGGTCGTCCTGATAGACACCCGCCGGATCGAGGACAGTTTCGCCGCGGTCGATTTCTTCGAGGCGCGCGGACTGCCGTTCCTGGTGGCGGTCAACAGGTTTCCGAACGCGCCGCGCTTCCCGATCGCGGAACTGCGGGAGGCGCTGTCGATCCGCGAGGGCATACCGGTGGTCGACATCGATGCCCGCGACGCCGACGAGGTGCGCCGCGCGCTGGCCGCGGTGACCGAGTACGCGATTCAGCGCCTGACCGCAACCCACGCGACGGTGGGGCAGGGCTGAGATGAACTTCTTCACCATGGGCTACTGGGTGCTCGGCCTGGCGATCGGCGTGGCCGCCGCCGGTGCCGTCGTGGGCCTGGCCTGCATCCGTCAGTCGACGTTGTCGGTCACCGCGCGGTTCCGGATGGTGTGGCTCACGGCGGCGGCGGTGTCCATCGGCGGTGTCGGGACCTGGCTGGCGGTCTACGTGACGATGCTCGGGGTGGGGGTGTCGACCGGTGAGATCCGCTACGACCTCACCCGCATGGTCGTGGCCGCGGTCGTCGCGGTCGCGGCGGTGCTGGCCGGACTGCTGATCGCGGGCCGCGCGGGTGCGCTGCCCCGGGTCGTCGGCGGCGGTGTGGTGATGGGAATCGGCATCGGCATCATGCACATGCTCGCGATGGGCGCCGTCCACGTGCAGGGTTCCGCCGACACGACGCTCTGGCTGTCCCTGACCGCCGGTGCGCTGGCGATCGCGGTCTCGATCGGATTGATCTGGGCCACCGCGAATATCCGGGCGATGCTGATCCTGGTCGGCGTCGGCGTGCTGTACGCGCTGGCGATCACCGCCGTGCACTACCTCGGCCAGGCCGGACTGCGGGTCCATCCGGACGGCGCCGCCGTCCCGCCGGAGGGCGACGATCTGTTCACCCTGTTCGTTCCGGTCTTCATCACGGGGACGTTGTCGCTGGCCGTGCCGATCACCGCCGTGCTGGTCGCGCCCGACCGCACCGGAACGACGCGCTCCCGGCAGGCGGCACAGGCCGCGAACACCGATTCCATGAGCGCCGCGGGCCGGGCCTCGGGGCGGGCACCGCAGCCGGTGGGCTGAGCAACGTACCGATACGACGATCGGGGCGGGCCGCTGTTGCGGCCCGCCCCGATCATGTTGTGCTGCTTGCGATCAGGCCGGCGCGTTGATCCGGTTGAAGTACTCGATCGCGACCAGGACGCCGGAGATACCGCCGACCCCGACCAGACCGGCCGCGGCACCCAGCGGAGCGCCCAGCGCGGCACCGGTCAGGCAGCCACCGATCCAGCCCGGGAGCACCAGGAACGGGGTTCCGGCGATGGCGCCCAGAGCACAACCACCGACAATGCCGATCGC
Encoded here:
- a CDS encoding MHYT domain-containing protein, which codes for MNFFTMGYWVLGLAIGVAAAGAVVGLACIRQSTLSVTARFRMVWLTAAAVSIGGVGTWLAVYVTMLGVGVSTGEIRYDLTRMVVAAVVAVAAVLAGLLIAGRAGALPRVVGGGVVMGIGIGIMHMLAMGAVHVQGSADTTLWLSLTAGALAIAVSIGLIWATANIRAMLILVGVGVLYALAITAVHYLGQAGLRVHPDGAAVPPEGDDLFTLFVPVFITGTLSLAVPITAVLVAPDRTGTTRSRQAAQAANTDSMSAAGRASGRAPQPVG
- a CDS encoding GTP-binding protein; protein product: MHPQNPTAPTPPTPEPDFRTASTKIVVAGGFGAGKTTFVGAVSEIVPLRTEAMVTGVSDGIDDLSATPGKETTTVAMDFGRIILPGNLTLYLFGTPGQRRFWFMWDDLIRGAIGAVVLIDTRRIEDSFAAVDFFEARGLPFLVAVNRFPNAPRFPIAELREALSIREGIPVVDIDARDADEVRRALAAVTEYAIQRLTATHATVGQG
- a CDS encoding ATP-binding protein, which gives rise to MVTAPRPWQKSLSNLSVTSKVGIVLLLPVVLASAFAVLRIKDELGTISQLDTAAEQARVIRPSLDFASAANDLAVTIGNVGAPQSALDQSAARFDQAAADLQTALQNSPTDKRVSVQLTDALASGRTMRNNLHGGAPQEVVKQAGEVNNHISNAVSSLATPKETTVERYYVQMGVVAIARQMFIQQQLALESGEIGNNPAVLAQVLTATGAEMTMINQYAVVQPESALKPDVLLGALQTRIASMSQNAIEPIRVPGVVESMQTSTDTYAEVTNHLVDLITTGLSDRSIDARGTVLRDVSLVVVTLLAGLALALAVARSLVVPIRRLRRDSLQVAHTDLPAELAVVRGGGATPEIVPVDVQTTEEIGQLARAVDDMHRQALYLAAEQARLRLQISNMFETLSRRSQSLVEQQLSLIEDLERDEDDSGRLQSLFRLDHLATRMRRNGDNLLVLAGTALRRGHLPPVPLSDMLWSAVSQVEDYQRVEIGSVPDGIVAGEPAVDIEHLLAELIDNSLRYSPPNTPVAVSVSRAVDGGYLIEITDRGLGMSAEDMRTTNERLASGGEVTIETARRMGLFVVGRLASRHTITVGLRRTSTMAQQPGITASVHLPGALVSPAEAAAPPPITSSYTAPISDFPSPVTEFPAPGRTLTAVPNPPEKFGDNASGADAEPPRFTSSGLPQRRPGSTPDTSSQVARLTPLPDSGPGSAGDGVLRGIDLFREADEPDDGPKPDMDADTKFGDVPTRDDADGYKTESYDTSAFDTGSYRTGSYDTGSRETSDDDTADEYRADTEFRTETNLRSRPDVRADAESSDEPAESDDSARREDFFEPASGSWEPVSDREMDPPARRPAPADVRPQPIDIWAETAIMAPAQRSPDHEPAPLTRHGAILAPPRPEEQTPGKPESPTPIYQRMVSEWLVEPSSDTPGGAWSSPADAGWAAAADASAPTATSRTTGGLPIRRPGAQLVPGGVTQDDVTEARDPEEIRNNLSRHLSGVRSGRVSIQQNPPQESADDPATARYEVPRYDDAAQRYDAQQNDGGFA
- a CDS encoding roadblock/LC7 domain-containing protein, producing the protein MTDTAQKSTDENLNWLVTRFTREVPGVSHAVLVSADGLLQATSPNLPEDRSEQLSAVTAGLASLSAGAAQLFNGGKVMQSIVDMQRGYLLVMSVGDGGSHLAVLANKQHDIGRIGYEMALLVDRVGSVVQATARSAV
- a CDS encoding DUF742 domain-containing protein: MTSSFGAGSGRPTTRVRPYALTAGRTEPAVELPLEAVVETLPYANQFDWPAGDIRTDILRLGAGRLSVAEIAAHLQRPLGMIRVVIGDLVVAGTLRLHTTLSEDASFDERRNLMERTLRGLRAL